Proteins encoded in a region of the Maniola jurtina chromosome 12, ilManJurt1.1, whole genome shotgun sequence genome:
- the LOC123870133 gene encoding lipase member I-like: protein MNLYRLVRLMIIAVIHLLIVQVEAQSDPTNLSFAENLYATLSGACRAIMDLQFNSMNSQNAILKTMKVIYLNDTDIQTFSIDKSFQTLTQPGVFDITKQTKIIIHGYRDNSQSSVSLDLAQGYNEKKMFNVLLVDAEEMMNQRYILSVHNARLVGKRLANLLANLENFGASAEDFHLLGISLGAHIAGWTGKYFHRYRSRTIGRITGLDPAGPCFSFAYADQRLDKMDAQYVDVLHSNRLVQGVIEPLGHADFYINGGGPQQPGCVMPSCSHLRAAQIYAESIRIPKSFVGIRCLTWQEFETNSCIDKNYAVLGYGSSTSTRGLYYLRTTASPPFGLGMNGTTYVAPPEKNNDWLMNLSYT from the exons ATGAACCTCTACAGGCTTGTACGGCTGATGATAATCGCGGTTATCCATTTACTGATAGTTCAAGTGGAGGCACAAAGTGATCCAACGAATTTGAGTTTCGCTGAAAATCTGTACGCGACACTATCTGGTGCTT GTCGAGCTATTATGGACCTCCAGTTCAATTCGATGAACAGTCAAAATGCTATTTTAAAAACTATGAAAGTTATTTATCTGAATGACACGGACATACAAACATTTTCCATCGATAAAAGCTTCCAGACTCTGACACAGCCCGGCGTGTTCGAcattacaaaacaaacaaaaataattattcatggaTACAGAGATAATTCGCAATCATCGGTGTCGTTAGATTTAGCCCAAGGTTataatgaaaagaaaatgtttaACGTGCTGCTCGTCGACGCCGAGGAAATGATGAATCAGAGGTACATACTGTCGGTGCACAATGCTCGTCTCGTGGGGAAGAGGCTCGCTAATTTGCTGGCTaatttggaaaattttggagCCAGTGCGGAAGACTTTCACCTTCTTGGGATAAGTTTAGGAGCACACATAGCAGGCTGGACCGGAAAATATTTCCATCGATACAGGTCTCGCACAATAGGCCGCATAACGGGACTGGACCCGGCAGGTCCTTGTTTCTCTTTTGCGTATGCGGATCAAAGACTGGATAAAATGGATGCTCAGTATGTAGACGTTTTGCATTCGAATAGGTTAGTACAAGGCGTGATCGAACCTCTGGGTCATGCAGATTTCTATATAAACGGTGGTGGACCTCAACAGCCAGGGTGCGTAATGCCCTCCTGTAGCCACCTGAGAGCTGCTCAAATATACGCAGAAAGCATAAGAATAccaaaatcgtttgtgggaattcGATGTCTAACTTGGCAGGAATTTGAGACGAATTCATGCATAGATAAAAATTATGCCGTTCTTGGATACGGTTCCTCGACCTCGACCCGTGGTCTTTATTACCTAAGGACGACGGCCAGTCCTCCCTTTGGCCTCGGCATGAATGGCACGACATATGTTGCTCCGCCAGAGAAAAATAATGATTGGCTAATGAATTTAAGTTACACTTGa